A window of Gasterosteus aculeatus chromosome 9, fGasAcu3.hap1.1, whole genome shotgun sequence contains these coding sequences:
- the LOC144383270 gene encoding uncharacterized protein LOC144383270 gives MEDSEYSVKPFIESFFNSLTPGKFELLQNGTPDSTTKVLLADMILNMVTVLIEALLNNLRTRNMSEVKDVGDTVMQGFKDVLEVKDEIRDQSSEMFSSMINEEVRARVNSNTSETLLSGDITPPTRLNEMVNHALKMIKRFTAKLKFTIRERRQGTTFRDRLVPDLNGTDDESPETSHAVDNHKNVPSGGQTDTGSIQSPEAVIVREVNKTMLPFLDDMSDADFQNLQVDSSLETTVPRGVLEELQESEGTDKKTQGSSVKGFFTLHFSKTWLNRILDQMKRKFRKDSDKECSPVLMKHIEGIIPELLRLDDDEAQFGKQKRTPSMLKGIPRIKSLVIPRKLTNMLFQRMMGSLTFPHSASSSSATMYHEIWSSVWNFTGLLQWWQKTQVAPLAQRMRSALVNSLTPSPVVDHQSSNPLETPAGPAQDNLVHMQRNRN, from the coding sequence atggaggactcagaatacagcgtcaagccatttattgagtcctttttcaacagtttgactccaggaAAGTTTGAACTGTTGCAAAATggcaccccagacagcaccaccaaagtgctgttggccGACATGATATTAAACATGGTCACGGTCTTGATAGAAGCCCTGCTCAACAATCTAAGGACCAGAAACATGTCTGAAGTCAAGGACgtgggtgacactgtgatgcaaggcttcaaagATGTCCTGGAAGTCAAAGACGAGATCAGGGATCAGAGCTCAGAAATGTTTAGTAGCATGATCAATGAAGAGGTTAGAGCCAGAGTCAATTCTAACACCTCTGAAACCTTACTGTCTGGGGACATCACTCCACCCACAAGACTCAACGAAATGGTTAATCATgccttaaaaatgataaaaaggtttACAGCAAAGCTGAAATTCACAATTCGAGAGCGAAGACAGGGAACCACTTTCAGAGACAGGCTGGTGCCTGACCTGAATGGGACAGATGACGAGTCTCCAGAAACCTCACACGCAGTTGACAACCACAAGAATGTCCCATCAGGCGGCCAGACTGATACGGGAAGCATTCAATCTCCGGAAGCAGTAATTGTGAGGGAGGTGAATAAGACCATGCTTCCTTTCTTGGACGACATGTCAGACGCTGACTTTCAGAACTTGCAGGTCGACAGCTCCTTGGAAACAACTGTTCCTCGGGGAGTTCTCGAAGAACTGCAGGAATCGGAGGGGACAGACAAGAAAACACAAGGCAGCAGTGTCAAGGGCTTTTTTACATTGCACTTTAGTAAAACATGGCTAAATCGCATACTGgatcaaatgaagagaaaattcaGGAAGGACTCAGACAAGGAATGCAGCCCCGTATTGATGAAGCACATAGAGGGCATTATCCCCGAGCTGCTAAGATTGGATGATGACGAAGCACAATTTGGAAAACAGAAGCGTACGCCTTCAATGTTGAAGGGAATTCCAAGAATCAAATCCCTGGTCATCCCACGGAAGCTGACCAACATGCTCTTCCAACGAATGATGGGCAGTTTAACGTTCCCCCATAGCGCATCCTCATCAAGTGCTACCATGTACCATGAGATATGGTCTAGCGTGTGGAACTTCACAGGGCTTTTGCAGTGGTGGCAGAAAACTCAGGTCGCCCCACTGGCTCAGAGGATgagaagtgctttagtaaacagtttgacaccgtCACCGGTTGTCGACCACCAGAGCAGCAATCCTCTAGAGACTCCTGCAGGACCTGCACAGGACAACCTAGTGCATATGCAAAGAAACAGGAATTGA